From a single Georhizobium profundi genomic region:
- a CDS encoding gamma-glutamyltransferase family protein, with protein MVTSPHHLASEAGRDVLAAGGSAIDAAIAIGATLAVVYPHFCGLGGDAIWIVSDETGKADTLSGIGQAAANISNIPAPIPLRGPMSAITSACVVDSWGTAHDFARTRWGGGPSFASLLEPAIALAEEGFPLSASQAFWLDFRRSEMGTWAGFSALYDTSHLKTESDLVRLPQLAASLRMIARDGYRSFYEGELAAKIAEGLQAAGSPLSAADLAATRTRVEPPLRLGYRGLDLLAPPPPTQGVSTLEIMALLDRIGIAEAAADNADYYHLVVEAIKQAFLSRTDIADPDFSPLDVGAWLAPERLADKAARIDRQAALPWPHRFKTGDTVFFAAVDAHGRSASVLQSIYFDWGSGVVAGDTGILWQNRGAAFSRDPASPNRLRPGARPFYTLNPGMTLKDGRPHLLYGTQGADGQPQTLATLLSRVIDHGFDPAAALAAPRFLLGRTFSDSRDSLKIEESVGEEVLNKLAQRGHEISLLEPHSPISGQAGLIRVENGIIEGAHDPRSDGVALGL; from the coding sequence ATGGTCACAAGCCCCCACCACCTGGCGAGCGAGGCCGGACGAGATGTGCTGGCCGCAGGCGGCAGTGCGATCGATGCGGCAATCGCGATCGGCGCCACGCTCGCCGTCGTCTACCCGCATTTCTGCGGACTTGGCGGCGATGCCATCTGGATCGTCAGTGATGAGACCGGCAAGGCCGACACGCTGTCCGGCATCGGCCAGGCCGCCGCGAACATCAGCAACATCCCTGCTCCGATACCGCTGCGCGGTCCCATGTCGGCGATCACGAGTGCCTGTGTCGTCGACAGCTGGGGCACAGCCCATGACTTCGCGCGAACGCGCTGGGGCGGCGGACCAAGTTTCGCATCACTTCTGGAGCCGGCAATTGCCCTGGCCGAGGAGGGATTTCCCCTCAGCGCATCGCAGGCCTTCTGGCTCGATTTCCGCCGCAGCGAGATGGGCACCTGGGCCGGCTTCTCGGCACTTTACGACACATCGCACCTGAAGACCGAAAGCGACTTGGTCCGCCTGCCGCAGTTGGCAGCGAGCCTGCGCATGATCGCGCGCGACGGATACCGCAGCTTCTACGAAGGTGAACTTGCCGCCAAGATCGCCGAAGGTTTGCAGGCGGCCGGTTCGCCGCTGAGCGCCGCCGATCTCGCTGCCACGCGCACGCGCGTCGAGCCGCCGCTGCGCCTTGGCTATCGCGGACTGGATTTGCTGGCTCCGCCGCCTCCGACGCAGGGCGTGTCGACACTCGAGATCATGGCTCTGCTCGACCGCATTGGCATCGCCGAAGCTGCGGCCGACAACGCCGATTATTATCACCTCGTTGTCGAGGCCATCAAACAGGCGTTCCTGTCACGGACCGACATCGCAGATCCGGACTTCAGCCCTCTGGACGTCGGCGCATGGCTCGCTCCTGAACGCCTGGCCGACAAAGCCGCGCGGATCGATCGGCAAGCCGCCCTGCCCTGGCCTCACAGGTTCAAGACCGGGGATACGGTATTCTTTGCCGCTGTTGACGCGCATGGCCGTAGCGCCAGTGTCTTGCAGAGCATCTATTTTGATTGGGGCAGCGGTGTCGTGGCCGGCGACACGGGCATTTTGTGGCAGAACCGGGGAGCGGCATTCTCACGCGATCCGGCCTCGCCCAACCGCCTTCGTCCGGGCGCCCGTCCCTTCTATACGCTCAACCCAGGCATGACTTTGAAGGATGGTAGGCCGCACCTCCTCTATGGAACGCAGGGCGCCGACGGTCAGCCGCAAACGCTTGCCACGCTTCTGTCGCGGGTGATCGACCATGGCTTCGATCCAGCCGCTGCACTGGCGGCGCCGCGTTTCCTGCTTGGCCGAACCTTTTCGGACAGCCGCGACAGCCTGAAGATCGAAGAGAGCGTCGGTGAAGAGGTGCTCAACAAGCTTGCGCAGCGCGGCCACGAGATCAGCCTGCTGGAACCGCACAGTCCGATTTCGGGACAGGCCGGTCTCATCCGCGTCGAGAACGGTATCATCGAAGGCGCACATGATCCCCGCAGCGACGGTGTCGCGTTGGGTCTCTGA